From Musa acuminata AAA Group cultivar baxijiao chromosome BXJ3-8, Cavendish_Baxijiao_AAA, whole genome shotgun sequence, one genomic window encodes:
- the LOC103995953 gene encoding transcription factor GTE1, giving the protein MAASSQGAAVVALRPPQPPLASGNGSDAGVAVEAGNPKTDVERFRHRVDEYISKANELEQKVNEVVEYYANRKQPNNSKGNSGGKDKEKKKPGNSGSNNSGNKLIDGSRKEAVCTKRMQELMRQFGTILKQITQHKWARPFMNPVDVKGLGLDDYYEVIKKPMDFGTIKNQMEAKDGNGYKNVREIYADVRLVFTNAMTYNDDRSDIHVMAKTLLDKFEEKWLQLLPKVVEEEAKQKDDEVQALANMLIAREAAFAKMARDTNSELDELNARLEELRKLVIQKCRKMSAEEKRKLGVGLSALSPEDLNKALEIIAEDNPSFQTTGEVVDVDMDAQSEITLWKVKFFVKGALELQAKNCASKADDNLKRKKEICDALAKTARKRNKKLSSL; this is encoded by the exons ATGGCAGCTTCATCACAAGGAGCCGCGGTCGTGGCGCTTCGGCCTCCCCAACCTCCGCTGGCTAGCGGGAACGGGAGCGACGCCGGCGTAGCAGTGGAGGCCGGAAACCCCAAAACCGATGTCGAACGGTTCAGGCATCGTGTTGATGAGTACATCTCCAAAGCTAATGAG CTGGAGCAGAAGGTAAATGAGGTTGTTGAGTACTACGCTAATAGGAAACAGCCGAATAATTCTAAGGGGAACTCAGGTGGTAAAGATAAGGAAAAAAAGAAACCTGGTAATAGTGGAAGCAACAATAGTGGTAACAAGCTGATTGACGGGAGTAGAAAGGAAGCTGTTTGCACAAAGAGAATGCAGGAGCTCATGCGGCAGTTTGGTACCATATTGAAGCAG ATTACACAGCACAAGTGGGCTCGACCGTTCATGAACCCTGTTGATGTTAAGGGTCTTGGTCTTGATGACTATTATGAG GTTATTAAAAAGCCCATGGACTTTGGTACAATCAAAAACCAAATGGAAGCAAAGGATGGCAATGGATATAAAAATGTTCGTGAAATATATGCCGATGTAAGATTGGTTTTCACTAATGCAATGACATACAACGATGACAGAAGTGATATTCATGTCATGGCTAAAACATTACTGGATAAATTTGAAGAGAAGTGGCTGCAACTACTTCCTAAAGTTGTTGAAGAG GAGGCAAAACAAAAGGACGACGAGGTTCAAGCTCTTGCAAACATGCTGATTGCTCGGGAGGCTGCTTTTGCAAAAATGGCTAGAGATACTAACAGTGAG CTTGATGAACTGAATGCGCGTTTGGAAGAGCTGAGGAAGTTGGTAATCCAGAAATGCAG GAAAATGTCAGCAGAGGAGAAAAGAAAACTTGGTGTTGGCCTGAGCGCTTTATCCCCCGAAGATCTTAACAAGGCTCTAGAAATTATTGCTGAAGACAACCCCAGTTTTCAAACTACAGGCGAAGTGGTGGATGTTGATATGGATGCACAG AGTGAAATCACATTGTGGAAGGTCAAATTCTTTGTGAAGGGGGCATTGGAGCTTCAAGCGAAGAACTGTGCAAGCAAGGCAGATGACAACTTAAAGCGAAAGAAGGAGATTTGTGATGCTCTGGCAAAGACTGCAAGGAAGCGCAATAAAAAACTTTCCTCATTATGA